A stretch of DNA from Terriglobales bacterium:
CAAACCCTGCTGAACTTGATGGATGAGCTGGCTGATATCCGCCAGCGCATCGAATCCACGATTACCCCCGAGCCGCCGCTGACCTTTGCCGATGGCGGCGTGATCGCCGCTGGAGTAGATGCTGCTCTCGACGAACTGCGTGACCTGAGCCGCAACTCACGACAATACGTCGCACAGATCGAAGAGCGTGAACGCCAGCGCACCGGCATTAATTCTCTCAAGGTTAAATTCAATTCGGTCTTCGGCTATTACATTGAAATCTCGAAAGCCAATCTGCATTTAGCGCCCACCAACTACGAGCGCAAGCAGACGCTGGTCAACGCCGAGCGCTTCACCACGCCCGAGTTGAAGCAATACGAAGCAAAAATTCTCGACGCCCAGGAAAAGATCGTAGAAATCGAGCGCCGCATCTTCGCCGAGCTGCGCTCGTTTATCGCGGGTGAGGCGCGGCGCATCCGGCAAACCGCTCTGGCCTTGGCGGAAGTAGATGTCCTGGCCTCGCTCGGATACATCGCCGCCAACCGTGGCTACTGCCGCCCGCAATTCGATGAGAGTGGCGAAATTGAAATCGTCGAAGGCCGTCATCCTGTAGTCGAGGCCCAGGAGCTGGGCCGCGCCGCCCGTTTTGTTCCCAACGATCTGTTCCTGAATTCAGGCTCGCACTCCATCCTGCTCATCACCGGCCCTAACATGGGCGGCAAGAGCACATATTTGCGACAGACGGCGTTGATCGTTCTCATGGCACAGATGGGCTCGTTTGTCCCTGCTCGCTCGGTGCGTCTGAGTGTGGTGGACCGCATCTTCACTCGCATCGGCGCCAGCGACAACCTGGCCCGCGGACGTTCGACCTTTATGGTCGAGATGACCGAGAGCGCCGCTATTCTCAACACCGCCACGCCGCGCTCGCTGATTTTGCTCGACGAGATCGGACGCGGCACCTCCACCTATGACGGATTAGCCATCGCCTGGGCCGTAGTGGAATACATTCATGCTCACGCGCAAGCCAAGACGCTATTTGCCACACACTATCACGAGCTGACCGAACTCGCCGAGCGCCTCTCTGGCGTAAAGAATTTTCATGTCACTGTAAAGGAGAGCGCCACCGGTGTGACCTTCCTGAAAAAGGTGGAGAGTGGTGCTGCCAACCGAAGTTACGGCATCGAGGTGGCCCGCCTGGCAGGCTTGCCGGCCGAGGTCATCAGTCGCGCACGCGAAATTCTTGCTGAGCACGAGAGCGCCGAGCACGCTTTGAGCGAATCACTGGCGCCAGGCGATTCCGAATCTTCCACCGTGCAACTGACCATGTTCACTCCGCTCTCGCAGAAGATTGTTGACCGGCTCAAAGCCGCCGACCTGAACCAACTCACGCCTCTGGAAGCGCTCAACCTGCTGCATGAGCTGAAAAAGAATTTGGAGTGAGTGCATCTAGAATGGCACGCCTCATTCTTTGCGGCTTGCAACTTGCGGCCTTACGCTGTTTTACAATCATTCCTTCATGAACCTCACTTCTCTTCGCCAGCAAGTCGGCCAGCTTCTTATCATGGGCTTTGAAGCAATTTCGTTTGAGCCCAATCTCGAGAACATGCTCAAAGAGTGGCAGCCCTCTGGCGTAATTTTGTTCGCACGCAATATGGAATCTGCGCAGCAGACGCACGCGCTGCTGGCAGCGTGCCGAAAAACCGTCTCCATCCACCCGTTTCTCTGTGTGGACATGGAAGGCGGCGCCGTAGATCGCCTCAAAAAAATCATGGCTCCGGCCCCCTCCGCCGCCTCGGTTTTTGCCTCTGGGGAAAAACCCTGGTTTGCTC
This window harbors:
- the mutS gene encoding DNA mismatch repair protein MutS; its protein translation is MSKGLWAGLHFVRRHTKLISLMTEPTTPLMRQYTAIKKEHPNALLFFRLGDFYELFFDDAVTASRELQITLTSRNKEKGIAIPMCGVPYHAAENYIAKLIRKGFKVAICEQMEDARLAKTLVRREVTRVVTPGTAADSSLNSEENNFLAAISRSKDVAGFAALDLSTGEFRATEFSGADAERRILEELQQLRPREILYASSLPLFDRAGQTQEKDKETADLQSALTNERWRVAFTPLDDWVFAPDHAIPLVENHFGVLSLEGFGLAGRSAAAAAAGAVLHYIRETQRGTLEHVDRIGYYERQNCLVLDAVTVRNLELTEPIFGATGEGEEVTLFRALDATITPMGKRLLRAWMLRPSVDREEINQRLNAVEALVRETVHREELRRSLDGIFDIERLLSRVTLEAANPRDLLALASSLARLPGVRAILKNFPAARLQTLLNLMDELADIRQRIESTITPEPPLTFADGGVIAAGVDAALDELRDLSRNSRQYVAQIEERERQRTGINSLKVKFNSVFGYYIEISKANLHLAPTNYERKQTLVNAERFTTPELKQYEAKILDAQEKIVEIERRIFAELRSFIAGEARRIRQTALALAEVDVLASLGYIAANRGYCRPQFDESGEIEIVEGRHPVVEAQELGRAARFVPNDLFLNSGSHSILLITGPNMGGKSTYLRQTALIVLMAQMGSFVPARSVRLSVVDRIFTRIGASDNLARGRSTFMVEMTESAAILNTATPRSLILLDEIGRGTSTYDGLAIAWAVVEYIHAHAQAKTLFATHYHELTELAERLSGVKNFHVTVKESATGVTFLKKVESGAANRSYGIEVARLAGLPAEVISRAREILAEHESAEHALSESLAPGDSESSTVQLTMFTPLSQKIVDRLKAADLNQLTPLEALNLLHELKKNLE